The genomic segment ATCATGAAAGCTTGCGGGGAAGCATTTTATTCCTTCCGAGTGCCGATCCCGGTTATGACTGGATTTTTTCCAAAGGAATCGCTGGCCTTGTAACGATGTACGGAGGCGTCAATTCACATATGGCTATTCGTGCTGGCGAGCTGTCGATTCCCGCGGTAATTGGAGTAGGAGAAAATTTATATAACCACTACGGCAATGCCAAGATGCTTGCCATCGATTGCGCGGGAAAAAACATGAGGATCATCCAATGATTATGATTGGCCTTACGATGCGTGTCGAAGAGGTAGCGAGCCATGGTGAGCGAAGAGACGCTATTGACCAAAGCTGGATCAACCTTTTAACCGCCTGCGGCTATACGCCGATTCTGCTGCCGAATCATTTGCCAACCGTTCAGGAAATGCTGCGTCGTCTGCCGATCAGAGGCATGATTATGACGGGAGGCAACGATCTTCTGAAGTATGGCGGGCGGGCAGCGGAGAGGGATGAGGTAGAGCGATTTCTCATTCAATATGCATGCGACAGCGGCATGCCTTTGCTGGGCGTGTGTAGAGGCATGCAAATGCTTCAGGATTTCTGGGGCATTGAACTTGCGAGAATGGACGGCCACGTGGCGGTGCATCATGCTGTGCACACGAACGAAGGCAGCTTGAGCAAAAACAGCTATCACCGCTACGGAGCCCTAAGGTCTGTGGAGGAGCTCGTTGTAACCGCAAGGGCTGCCGACGGGACCATTGAGGCGGTAATGCACAAGCATGCCAGCATCAAAGGAATTATGTGGCATCCAGAACGGGAAATGCCGTTCGAGCCAAACGATATGAGCATGATAAAACAATTATTTGGAGGAGAATGAAAATGAATACGATGATGCACGGTGATTTTACTTTGCTGGCCAAACAATATGTCAACCGACCAGGTTATTCGGAGGATATTCTCCAGGCGCTGATGTCGCATACGGGAGCAGCTAGCGAGGGTTTTGTGGCAGCAGACGTAGGTGCGGGAACGGGGAAGCTAACCGAAATACTGGCCAAGCTCGGGATGAGGGGTATAGCGGTCGAGCCTAACGATGCGATGCGGGAGGAAGGGATTCGTCTGGATACTTGCAATAAGCAGTTTGCTTGGCAAAAAGGTTTTGCGGAGGAAACAGGCCTAGCGAATGATTCGGTAAACTGGGTGTTTATGGCCTCCTCCTTTCATTGGACTGATCAAAAGCAAGCGTTAAGCGAGTTTCATCGTATCTTGAAAGATGGGGGACATTTTACAGCTTTATGGAATCCGCGGGATGTAGAGCGAAATGAACTGCAACAGCAGATTGAAAGCATAATAAGACACTATGTCCCTAATTTAAAGCGTGTTTCATCAGGCTCGCAGAGCCACATGAGCGGCGTCGAGGATGTGCTGTTATCTACGGGGCAGTTCGATCGCTTAATATTTATGGAGGCTCCACATACCGTTGTTATGACAAAAGAACGTTATTTAAACGCTTGGCGTTCGGTAAATGATATTCAAGTGCAAGCGGGGCAGATTCTGTTCGAGAAAATTATGGATGAGATTAGCCTATGCCTAAGCCATATGGATGAAATTGAGGTGCCTTACAAGACAAGAGCTTGGACAGTCCAAGCGATATAGGAAGCGGGTTGCATGAGATGAAAGCTATTTTATTGGCGGCAGGACGTGGAAGCAGATTAGGCTCCCATACCCTGCATGAGCCGAAATGCCGTACTATGCTGCTAGGCAAACGATTAATTGATCGACAGCTTGAAGCGTTCCGCGAGGCATCCATCCGCGATATCGCGATCGTCCGCGGATATATGGCGGGTAGGATACAAGTGGCTGGAGCAACCTACTTCGAGAATAGGGCTTGGGAACGGACGAATATGCTTGCCAGTCTGTGCTGTGCTTCCGATTGGCTGGAGCGCGAGCCTTGCATCGTCAGCTATACCGATATTGTCTATACGTCTGATGTTATTGAGCTTATGCTGGGCGCAGATGAAGATGACGATATTGTCATTCCTTACAATACCAACTGGCTTCCCTTATGGGAAGCCCGATTCCCTAATCCGTTAAGCGATGCCGAAACGTTCAGGCTGGGGAGCGACAGCCGAGTGTTTGAAATCGGCGGTAGGCCAACTACTCTTCAGGAGGTGGAGGGGCAATTCATGGGGCTGCTCCGTATTTCGCCAAAGGGGTGGCGGATGATTCAGCAATTTCTCTCCATACAGGATCAAAGCCTAGTGGAGCGCATGGATTTGACGGCTTTGCTAGCCGGATTAATCGAACAGGGGGTTGCCATTAAGGCAATTCCTTATAACGGACTATGGTTAGAAGTTGATCACGAATCAGACCTGCTGCTCTATGAGAACGAGTATGGAGACAGGCTATAAAAAAGGAAGGAGGGAATTACGGTGTTCAAACTGGATTTTGTACCCTATAACACGAACCGAATTGATTGTTACTGGAATAATGTGATCGCCATTTTAATGACGAGGGATTCGGCATTCGAATGCCTGGTCCCTCTCATTACATCGCAATACGAAATAGAGATCCCGAGGCGTGAATTAATAACGGACGCAGCTTACAAGGAAAAACAAGAGAATGGGGAACTTGTCCCGTATATGACAAGGAATTTGCCAGACGAACTATACGATGAATATTTTCAGAAAGAAGAATTGTCACTCTATAGAGATACCGATGTAGTCGAACTCGTCAAAGGTTATTTGAATGAGGGCATGTATTGTATACTGCGATTGAATCGTTTCCATTTTCCCTTCTGCCTGGAATGCCGTAAAACGAATTTGATTCATCCCGTATTGATCTATGGGTATAGCGACGAGCTATCTACTTTCTATATGGTGGAAGACTGCATTCCACCAGGAAATATCATTAAGCATGAATTAAGCTACCAGGAATTTCAGCTTTCCTACGACTCGATTCCCGCAGATCAGTTGTTTGGATTGGGGCTGCGCGTTATTAAGGAGCAGCTGGATCCGCAATTTCCTTACAAAATCATCCAGTCGAACATCGAAAAACAGCTTTACGGCGAAACTGTCGTAACGGAGGAAAAGACGATAAAGAGAGGATTAGGTGTACTGGAATACCTTCGCGACCATTTTAGTGAGATTACTCTCTCTGCCAATGCTCTGAACTCCAGTGTGACTCATCGACTGACATACTCGTTATTTTATCAGGAACGCAATTTAATGCTTATTGACTATTTGCAAAAGCAAGGGATATTCGGTCGCAATGTTTATGAAGAATTGCATAAGGGCTTCACTGATCTGTACAACAATTGGACGTTAATCCGAACCAAGGTCGTTCAATATTATGTCAAGCCGGATCGGCCTGATGCGCAAGCCTATGCTATGGCTATGCGGCCTTATTTTGATGCTTGCATGAAAGAAAGAGAGCTTCTCATGCAGCTGCTCTATAACTTGAATAGAGCCGAGGAGGGAACAAGTTGAACGAAGCGGGCCGCGTTTATTGGATTACGGGACTTGCGGGCTCAGGGAAAACCACAATAGGCAAACAAGTGTATACTCGGTTGAAGGCACAAAGCGATGCGGTTGTTTTTCTTGACGGTGATATGCTACGAGAGGCTTTCGGCCATGATCTTGGCTACTCTATCGCTGACCGATATGCAAGTGCCATGCGTAATGCAAGGATGTGCCGGATGCTGGCTTTGCAAGGGTTGGATGTGGTATGCGCGACGATCTCTATGTTCCATTCCTGTCGGGCCTGGAACAAGGCGAATATTTCGCATTATTATGAAATCTACTTGCGTGTATCCAAAGATACGTTAATTACTCGTAATCAGAAGGAGCTGTATACTGGAGCTTTGAACGGACAGGTACAGGAGGTTGTTGGTATGGATATGGATTTTGAAGAACCATCGCAACCTGATCTAATTGTCGTTAATGAGGCATCTGCTTCTTTAGACGCGATTGTTAATCAAATCTTGAAGCTGCCTGAATAATCGGGATTTGGCGGAGAGACGGAGGAACAAGGTTATGTCGAAGATTCAATTCTATTCCTTAATATCTCAACAGTCGATTACGATAAACAGGAAGTCGCAACGTCCATTGCAGCTGATCCAAGGGGATCAAATTATGCTGCTGCTGGCGCTTAATCCAATGGAGCTTATGCAGGAGCAGCGATCCATTTCTTTAGGTAGAGAGGAGATTTTGCTTGCCGCCGGACCACTGTGTATCGCGCCGCAGCATGATCTTACGATTAGCTATAAAGGGATTGTCTACAATATAGAAGGTGATCCCTCAGACGAGAAAGCGGAGTGGACGATTTCAATTACCAAACCGGCTGATCGGGAACTGGCACAGCAGCTATTGAAAAAGCCTGTTCAGACTGAACAGGATATCCATGCATTAGAGCGGTATCTTCGATTATTTATCCAGTCGAATCCGGTAAGAAAAGTATGCGGAATGGAATCAGCCCGCAGGTCATATGAACAGGTCGACAAACGAATAAGTTTCGTTTATCGCTATATGCTGCTGCATTATGAGAAGCCGCTTACGCTTCACGATCTTTCGAAATTAGTAGGCTGCCATCCAGTCTATTTGAGCAGTGTGTATACGAGAGTGTATCAGGTATCCCCGATGCAGCATTTGCAGCAGATTCGTATGAGAAAGGCTAGCGTGTTTGTTCGAAGCACGACTATGAAAATGAAAGAAATCGCGCATTCGATAGGTTATGTATCCAGCTCCCAATTTGGCTCCATTTACAAACGTTACTATGGCGTTTCGCCGAATCGGGATCGCGTAGCAGCCATGATGAAGACGAATTGGATAGAACCCCATTATTGAGCCTTGCCATACGTCCCATGCCTATGGGGCGTTTTTTGTTGGAGCTATAATTTACAAAGCATAAACTATAGGCACTCATCTTTTCTTTATTTTCCATATTATATATAATTGATAAGGAGATTGGACGATATGTTAGACTGTCCGCAGAATGGGAGTGTTTTCTGTGAAGAAGATGAATTGGTATTACCGTATGATATTATCCTATACCTCTATTTTTTTTGTCGTCATTTCTTCCCTCCTATTTATTTTTTTTATGGTGCTGCATCATGATTCGGATAATAAATATATCGAGACTAATCAAGCCATTCTGGAACGGATGGTATCTAACACGGACGCCAGCTTAAAGCTGATCGAACGAAATATGGCCAGCGAGCTCTTATCGGATAAATGGCTGCAGAAATTTTACTCAGAACGTCCAAAGACAGCCTTTGACGATTTTGAGATTCAGAAAAAATTAACGGAGATGAAAGCATCCTTTCCATTACCTAATTCGATATACATCTATAATGAAGCTGAACAGCGAATCATTTCCGATTCAGGTACATACTCCCTCCAATCATTCGGAGACCGCTCCTTCATTCAGGCTAATTATGCGCAATCCACGACTGAGAAATGGACAGTTCCGCGATTAGTAGATAAATGGGGCTTCGACGAGAACTCGCAGAAGGTTGTTTCGCTCATGAAGCATTATTATCATGGGAATAAGAAGCAGGGCGCGATCGTTGTTAACGTGAAGGTTAACTCTATCTTGGATCATTTAAACAGCATAAGTGAAAGCGATTACAATTCGTTTGGATTAATCGTTAAAAGAAATTATGAGCTTGCAAATTCGAAGAAGGAGATAGCGGACTCCGCGAATATTGTTTATTCTGAATATACAGGCTGGGAGTACTATTCGAGTAGCGCAGCTGATAGAAGTTATGCAACGCTATCTGTTTTTTCCGGCAGATGGATGTTAATCGTGGTCATTATTATCGTATTGGCCCTCGTTGGTTTTACTCTAGTAACACATCTTTTATATAAACCGATTCAAGCCATCCTCAATAAGATGGGGCAATGCTTTATTAGAAAAAGTGAAGAGGTCGGCGTTAATCATGTGAAAAACGAATTCACGTTCATTGAAATGGCATTGGATCAGCTGCTTAAGAAGTCCTCAGACTATGAAAGCTTGTATAGGGAAGATAGTCTGCTTCGCCAGCAACGTCTATTCTACGATTTGCTGGCAGGGCATCAGACCTTGAGCGACAAGCAGTTCGAGACCCAAATGACTGTTCTTAACATGCCGTATCTATTCGATCGCCTCGGTGTCATCATCGTTGAAATGGATTATTATACGCGTTTCACGGAAAAGTATAAACCAAGTGATCAGCAATTACTCAAATTTATTATAGAAAACGCTTTTCACGATTTAGGACAGCAGTATAAGCTTTTTGTTTGGCATGCTTGGATGGAGCCGAATCGTATTGCGTTTGTTGTTCATCAATGCAAGTCAGAAGCATCGGTTTTGAAATCTACAGCAGAGCTTGCGAGTGAATTTCAAGCCTGGATTGGGCACAATCTGGAGTTGACGGTAACGATAGGAATTGGTGCCGATTCAGATAGCATTGAGACAATCGCGGAATCGTATCGCAATGCGAGGGAGAATGTTTCTTTAAAACCGGTTATTGGAACGAATACGGTGATTGATAATCGTGTGAGCTCAGGAAAAGTTAGTATCGACAATTATGCCTATTTGCAGGCTATAGAGAGTATTGTACATTCGTTCCGAAAGAATGAATGCGATTGGAATGAAAAACTGATACAGCTGTTCAAGCAGCTAAGAGAGATGAGATTTGACAAACCGGAGATGTCTGCATTCGTTCAAAGCTTTGTGTTGCAAATGGAGAAAGAAATCAACGTATTGTACCCGGGAATTCAACAAATATGGAAGAATGAATTTCTGTATAAGTTCACAGAGCTTTGTAATCAGCCGGAAACGCTGGACGAGCTTGAGAAAGACCTTATGGGCACAATGTCGGCATTCGAAGCGATTGCAGCTCAAGATCGTCAAGCTAGAAGGCATCATAGTATCGCTTTCCAAGCCAAAAGCTATATCGATACGCATTTCGCTGATCCCGTTCTTTCTCTTTCGGGGGTCAGCGCCTATCTT from the Paenibacillus sp. BIHB 4019 genome contains:
- a CDS encoding gamma-glutamyl-gamma-aminobutyrate hydrolase family protein (Members of this family of hydrolases with an active site Cys residue belong to MEROPS family C26.), yielding MIMIGLTMRVEEVASHGERRDAIDQSWINLLTACGYTPILLPNHLPTVQEMLRRLPIRGMIMTGGNDLLKYGGRAAERDEVERFLIQYACDSGMPLLGVCRGMQMLQDFWGIELARMDGHVAVHHAVHTNEGSLSKNSYHRYGALRSVEELVVTARAADGTIEAVMHKHASIKGIMWHPEREMPFEPNDMSMIKQLFGGE
- a CDS encoding class I SAM-dependent methyltransferase — translated: MNTMMHGDFTLLAKQYVNRPGYSEDILQALMSHTGAASEGFVAADVGAGTGKLTEILAKLGMRGIAVEPNDAMREEGIRLDTCNKQFAWQKGFAEETGLANDSVNWVFMASSFHWTDQKQALSEFHRILKDGGHFTALWNPRDVERNELQQQIESIIRHYVPNLKRVSSGSQSHMSGVEDVLLSTGQFDRLIFMEAPHTVVMTKERYLNAWRSVNDIQVQAGQILFEKIMDEISLCLSHMDEIEVPYKTRAWTVQAI
- a CDS encoding phosphocholine cytidylyltransferase family protein; its protein translation is MKAILLAAGRGSRLGSHTLHEPKCRTMLLGKRLIDRQLEAFREASIRDIAIVRGYMAGRIQVAGATYFENRAWERTNMLASLCCASDWLEREPCIVSYTDIVYTSDVIELMLGADEDDDIVIPYNTNWLPLWEARFPNPLSDAETFRLGSDSRVFEIGGRPTTLQEVEGQFMGLLRISPKGWRMIQQFLSIQDQSLVERMDLTALLAGLIEQGVAIKAIPYNGLWLEVDHESDLLLYENEYGDRL
- a CDS encoding adenylyl-sulfate kinase, with product MNEAGRVYWITGLAGSGKTTIGKQVYTRLKAQSDAVVFLDGDMLREAFGHDLGYSIADRYASAMRNARMCRMLALQGLDVVCATISMFHSCRAWNKANISHYYEIYLRVSKDTLITRNQKELYTGALNGQVQEVVGMDMDFEEPSQPDLIVVNEASASLDAIVNQILKLPE
- a CDS encoding helix-turn-helix transcriptional regulator, whose protein sequence is MSKIQFYSLISQQSITINRKSQRPLQLIQGDQIMLLLALNPMELMQEQRSISLGREEILLAAGPLCIAPQHDLTISYKGIVYNIEGDPSDEKAEWTISITKPADRELAQQLLKKPVQTEQDIHALERYLRLFIQSNPVRKVCGMESARRSYEQVDKRISFVYRYMLLHYEKPLTLHDLSKLVGCHPVYLSSVYTRVYQVSPMQHLQQIRMRKASVFVRSTTMKMKEIAHSIGYVSSSQFGSIYKRYYGVSPNRDRVAAMMKTNWIEPHY
- a CDS encoding AraC family transcriptional regulator; translation: MKHYYHGNKKQGAIVVNVKVNSILDHLNSISESDYNSFGLIVKRNYELANSKKEIADSANIVYSEYTGWEYYSSSAADRSYATLSVFSGRWMLIVVIIIVLALVGFTLVTHLLYKPIQAILNKMGQCFIRKSEEVGVNHVKNEFTFIEMALDQLLKKSSDYESLYREDSLLRQQRLFYDLLAGHQTLSDKQFETQMTVLNMPYLFDRLGVIIVEMDYYTRFTEKYKPSDQQLLKFIIENAFHDLGQQYKLFVWHAWMEPNRIAFVVHQCKSEASVLKSTAELASEFQAWIGHNLELTVTIGIGADSDSIETIAESYRNARENVSLKPVIGTNTVIDNRVSSGKVSIDNYAYLQAIESIVHSFRKNECDWNEKLIQLFKQLREMRFDKPEMSAFVQSFVLQMEKEINVLYPGIQQIWKNEFLYKFTELCNQPETLDELEKDLMGTMSAFEAIAAQDRQARRHHSIAFQAKSYIDTHFADPVLSLSGVSAYLKLQPSSLSQLFKEELGEKFIDYVLRVRLEYAKRLLSETDEPIQSIAEQIGYQNVISFYRAFKKIQEIPPGEYRNIHRAQSK